The genomic segment atatttatttatttattttgtgtttAAAGCAatcaatgttaaaaattaaaggattAAGATATTTGAGAGTACTCACGAAATTTGCTTTCTCGCAACTGGAAAACTATATCGAGATAGATATCGATGATATTCGAGAATAATTATCCTTCcaatataattgaagaaatactACACTCATAAAATACACgccaaaatttttgtatttctcgTCTCTCTAAAATATACTCCAATCTAACCTCGCCCACCTGTAACGAATCtactctccctcctccctcccaaCACCGCACACGATTCAAAGCCGACGCCCTCATCTCGCGAcatctcgaatcgaatcgaatcgaatcgtcgAGGAAAAACTTGAAACCCCGAGCAAcgtgtcctcctcctcctcctcctttcgaaATCTCGCGCACGTTTCGCGACGTCCCGCTTCGAGGAAAATTCTCGGCCGCAAGGAAAGCGTAAAAATCGGCCGAGCGAAATCAAAGTAAAAGTTTACGAGCGAACGAGAGGTGTGAAAAATAAGGGAAAGAGATCTCTGAAAGAGATCGTAGATTCGACAGGTCGCTCCTTTGTTAAAGCTGTAACACAATTCGAGGAAAGGTTGGAAATTCTCATGCTGCTCTTTGCATGCAACCTCGTCCACCACGAGTCGGCCCACTCTTGTtcattttcgttcgaatatgCTCGTTTCGTCCGAGGAACGAGGTTCGCCCATTTTCCAAATCGTCTTCCTTACGAATAACAAGAATAAAACGGCTGCCATCGGACGAAAACAGGATGGATAAGCTGGATGACGATGTTTCGTacttagagagagagagaaagagaggaagaaggatttattattaaagctaCTTTCAATTTTGATGCGACGTGAATAATGGAGGAAAGGAGCGGTTGAAATAAATACCGTATTTATTTACGCGGATGCCGGaaacgtatttaaaaaaatgtaaacttTTCTGCACGCTCGGactatttaattagaatttttcgaatatacatCTTCGTgcgtaaaatatgtatttctcCGTGTATTTTAAAACTGCAGCTACAATTTCGAATTCGTGATTAAACTAAACTTGTCCAAAATTGTAACTTCTTCCAATAATTCCCATATTGTTCTATCCAATTTTACGTATGAATCATTTCCATAGAATACGAAACAATGTTTGCTCTCCCTATGTGAAATtggcaaaaatttgaaaaacgtagagatatagaatataatacgaTTTTACTTTCGTTAAATCGTTTTCTACGATGATAATGACCAATTCGATTTCCATTCGTCGCaggtttaatataaatagcaTTACTCTGACTATCCAGATTCATACTATTGttgaaatttcatcaattggATCAATAATTTCTCTAAATCAGATAACGTGGATCAAAAGAAAAGACAGGCAATTGACGTTGGGGACCCATGTGATTCATCGTGGTCTCGAACAGCCCAGACTGaactatttaattagaatttttgaaatatacatcTTCGTGTGTCAAATATTTCCCATGTATTTTAAAACTGCAGCTACAATTCCAAATTCGTCCAAAACTGTAACTTCTTCCAATAATTCTCATACTGTTCTATCCGATTTTACGTGTGAATCATTTCCATATCACGAATATCACGAAACAATGTTGCAATCCAACAATGTTTGCTTTCCCTATGTGAAATtggcaaaaatttgaaaaaacgtAGAGAAATTGTTCTCTATAACGATAATGACCAATTCGATTTCCATCGTCGCAGGTAACATGGATCAGAAGAAAGGATAGGCAATTGACATTGGGGACCCATGCGATTCATCGTGGTCTCGAACAATTCAGActggattatttaattagaatttttcaaatatatatcttcgtgcataaaatatgtatttctcCGTGTATTTTAAAACTGCAGCTACAATTCCAAATTCGTCCAAAACTGTAACTTCTTCCAATAATTCCCATATTGTTCTATCCGATTTTACGTGTGAATCATTTCCATGAAATATCACGAAACAACAATGTTTGCTCTCCCTATGTGAAATtggcaaaaatttgaaaaaacgcAGAGATATATGCAATTATCGATTTACTTTCGTTAAATTGTTCTCTATAACGATAATGATTTCCATCGTCGCAGGTGACATGGATCAGAAAAAAGAACAGGCAATTACTGACGTTGGGTATTCACGCGATTCATCGTGATCTCGAACAGTCCAGACTGGactatttaattagaatttttcaaatatatatcttcgtgcataaaatatgtatttctcCGTGTATTTTAAAACTACAGCTACAAATTCGTCCAAAACTGTAACTTCTTCCAATAATTCCCATATTGTTCTATCCGATTTTACGTGTGAATCATTTCCATGAAATATCACGAAACAACAATGTTTGCTCTCCCTATGTGAAATtggcaaaaatttgaaaaaacgcAGAGATATATGCAATTATCGATTTACTTTCGTTAAATTGTTCTCTATAACGATAATGATTTCCATCGTCGCAGGTGACATGGATCAGAAGAAAGGACAGGCAATTACTGACGTTGGGGACGGGCACCCACGCCATCGATACGCGATTCATCGTGGTCTCGAACAGCCCAGACTGGACGTTGCTGATCAAGAACGTCAAGCGCGACGATGCCGGTCTCTACGAGTGCCAGGTaaacttcttcctcctcctccataaaggtaaatttatcgatgttaaaaaagaaaagaagaaaaaaaaaaaaaaaaaaaacgttgggAAACAGATTCAAACGGAGCCAGTCCAACGGCGATTCATTCGATTAAAAGTGACAGAGGCGTACTCCATGATCCCGGGTGGCCCCGACCTGCACGTGAAGCAAGGGTCCAGCCTTCGCCTCGAGTGTCAATTAATCGCATCGACCGAGGCGCCCAGCTTCATCTTCTGGTATCGGGAGGGGCGCATGATCAACTACGACGACGAGCGAGGCGTGAGGGTCGAGGCGACGAAAAACGGGTCGATCCTGGTCGTGGACAAAGTGAAACTTTCCCACGGTGCTAATTACACTTGTTCACCGAGCAACGCCAAGTCTGCGTACATCATGATACACGTGATCGAAGGTTAATAAGTAATGCTTTTTACAATACTCTATCTGGTGTCCGTCGATAAAGTTTTCCATCCACATTTTTCCAGGGAataaagagagataaaatCGTGGAAACGGGTCGTGGAAAGTGGATGTGTCCCGATACTTGGTTGCTTTTTTTATTGGccgtaaaaaagaaagggcCTCCCTGGGGAGGACATCGAGAATGACATCGGGACGCGACagctcgttttctttttttttctttttctaatttttcgtttctgaAATTGTTTCGAGACGAatgctattttttatttttttaataaaaaataatcacctCAAATATATTCGACGAGTTTGCAAACTTTATTTCAAAGctcgtgtatatgtatatatatatatattttttcattcgttgataggagaaatatttcgtttgtctttttgaaaaaagatgttcaatttcagaaaaatcgtTTCGTTTACCTTCgcaacgtttaatttttcgccataactttcccccctcccccctttccaGGGCGTTATTTTCTCATTGCCCCCATTTCTGTTTGTAGAGGAGGAAAAACCGGCGGCCATGCACGGCGGTGATCGGCGAAACGCTACCACGAGAGCGTCCATCAACGTCATGTTGATTTTTCTCACATTTCTCGCCGGTATACGCGCCTCGAATCGACTTTGCCCGCGACAAACCTGCGCCACGTGACCAGCCTATACCCTCAACTTTCGTCCCTGAATTGATACAGGCCACGGAATAAATAATCTCTTGTCTCCCTCTAATCTCCTTTATCTTCTCTTCGagtattttttcttcacgAATCGACGCTTTCATTCGTTTTTTACGGAGTAAATCACAATTGGAACATCCAAAATATCCTTGActtggtatttttttaattctaatctaatttGGGAATACattcgaggagaagaaaatcaGAAGAGGggttgaagaattaaaattgcacggtaattttttatcaactcctgtgcaaatatatttttgagaatggaattctcgaaaaattgttCTTCGTTGATCGATCTTTTCAGAGAATGAAACTAATGTCGATCAAAGCGTCCATtcgcgaataaaatatatttctcgagagaggagagagagagaaagagagagagagagaaaaagaatatatatatatatataattcgacgatttaatttaaaggcTTCCTCCCCATAAAGCctgataaattatcgaattcgaaaataagAATAGCACGCGAGATGtctatttttcacttttcacaTTCGAATTGAATTCGGGAAGAAGCGTGTATCTTCGTgatcttgaaaataatttctataagttcgccgatatataaatacatttagatCGAGAATAGGagattgattaaaaagatACTTAGGAAAAAAAGTTCGTTCcattaaatgttgaaaataagaaacgtTAAGACACAAGACAGATTCGCGTAAGCGAACGATAAAGCTCaagcaatattataataaatcgagTATTATAAATTCGTCTTTCAACCGAGTATCTTCCCAcccatttttgttattttaagttACATAGAAAGTATCCAGGATTCTAATcattacgaattatttataagaaaattatactattcttttcttaaaaaaccAAAGACcgatcctttctttctttctttttcaatacaaatatCTTACAAATGAttcgtaattataaaatgcgaCTACcctatacaagaaaaaaaaaaaaaaaaaaagaaactcatgCACTTATCGGTTTGTACTCTTTTCCTAAAACGAGTGTATACGAATGAAGAGCcaagaggaagggaagaaagaaaaggtgtGCAACACATCCGTCTGCACTTTTCAAACAGGAAGAACCGTTCGATTAAACGGTCGATCGCTCCAAAACGCGTCATAAATTTCTCTAatgaagaggggaggggaaagaagaaggaaaagcgatatatataaatataaatatatatatatgaatccaTACGAGTGGATTCGAGTTCAATATTCTCTTTCGTTTTCGCccataagtttaaatttttctctctttctctctctcttgcatATAAATAAACGACAGGCGTCGAAACACGTGCGAAGATTTCGCGTCCATTCACGCAACGCGCGCAACAATCGATATTGACACGCGTCGAATGAAGaatgaagaaggaaaaggctcttttttctccaatataattttaaaggtaAAAGTGTTTACGTGTGTTTAAACAACCGATTTAAACGAGGAACAAAAGCGAGCTCGATTTCTTAACCaaagatcgaatttttttttttagggaaaaaggaaacttgaatgaaataaaaaatgtttccagaattttttttagagagagagagaaaaggacacaactaaaatttaatttcaattttaacgaaGGCAAATATCGGTTCGGTTAATAATTGAGAAGTGATTATAGAAAGGCGTGTTTGTacgatcaaattaaaattttcattatcaaaatattatttttgggggaaaataaatcaaaatttattattttcaattatttccactcaaataatttattattgcgacgcatatttatatatatatatatccagttTTCAATTAGACGAGATAGAGGAGATTAAACGAGCCACGTCGTATCGTAAATTATACGAATACGCGCCAATACGCGATCgccaatttttctcttctttttttttttttttttttttattaacaaacacGAAAAATCCAAACGAAATGCCTTTTACCTTTCGCGAACACGATTACACAGCAGCCTGAAAAACACGTGAACAGTTTAGTCAACATTTCCTCTCCCGGTATAAAATCACAATGCGAAAGtatgattgaaaattgttaaactggtaaaaaaaaaaaaaaaatacatatatatatattataaaagaatacgaACAATTCTCTTCCATTTTGTTCAAACTAGTTTTACACAGCTcgatgtgtttttttttttttttgcccgttggaaaaatatcataaattcgcTTAAACGAAAGGGTGGAGGAGGATCAAGTAGACGCAATCATCGTTCGTCATACGCCTCGCCATAGGGAAAAGAGGAGTCTCTCGTCTCTTTCGATCTACATTATAATACTCGAATCACCGTTTCCaaggtaatattattattagtaataatcACTCGATGTATTTCAATGTGATCAATGTAAATACGTGtacaacaatataattataactttaaatcgtatgtttttttaataagaaaagaataagtaTTCAAAAAGAGTTTCTTTCATgcgacaaatatatatacgataagaGAATTTTACACGATATCTTTTTACACGGAAcggaaagattattattattattattattattattatagcgtCTTGTGGATACAAGgatataatttcttcatatttgtataataataacgaacgaTTGAATTGCCGATGAATATCGATTTCTTGATAAAATCATCAGGGAATGATTTTCGATTGCCcgacttattaattaatcccgTACAGGCGgcattataaaactatattagcAGCAATAATCCGAAATTTCCATTAATCGACGTACGCGGATTTGATTTTAACGAATCAATTTATCTCGATAATATTATCGTATCGaccgataattttcaatatcgacgttttgtgaaatattttctttttttttcgttcgatatgACAAAGACTTAAGGATGGAATAAAATGATACAAGATTTTCATCTCTattgtaatgtaaaaaaaaagaaaagaaaagaaacgaaaaatagtaataaataaattggacTTTTTGAATCAAACAAATgtgataattgttttatttaaaaaaaaaatgtatgctTTCATTATCAGGTAAGTAGGAAAACTGACAtggatttttttagaaaataaaaaattactcttcaaaaaaatatcccaAAAGGTACGTATTCTCAAATTTgttcaagaatttaaaaaatacagcataataaaaaactttttcgttcgatcaagttagaataaattgtttctcaattgttattcgaaaataataaaaaaaattcgtacaaTCATACAGGTTGAAAACTCGCGATATTTGACCCCTTATCTCGTATCACGAATATTCCATAAATGATATTCCGCCATTCACACCGATTCCCGGCCCGAGATGtatcgttttaataataagatcgtAAGAGGAGAGGAGTATGGCCGATAAAGCCACCCACATACGGGGATTTCTCGTATCACTGCAATTCTATCCCAAGGAATTTTGCTTGCAACCCGTGAAATGTAATAACCACCCTCTTTGCACCGGTGCTAATGTATAGCGAAGATGTATCTTCCTGCTCGTGGGGAACACGGTTAATCGCGTATTACCGAGTAAGTACTTGGTAAGATATTTAACGCGGAAATTATAGCCGATGAAAATGTTAGTCCTTCGAGAGCGTCCGAAATTCTTGTATATCGGTAACCTATCGAAGATTATCTTTCGCATTGTCCGTACAACGTCATAGATTTCAACCAAAAGGAATGGTAAATTTAAGGATGTTAAACCTTTAAGAGAagcagaaaaatatagaaaaaaaaaaaatgttattcctttctattttttttctctcgtttgtgaaattttttaataagaatattattattattatacagatTATAAAGgaatacaaaatttgaaattttgttaaaccgaagaaaaacagataaaaatatcgaagaagtaattaatcaattaattattccttttctcttattcgtgaaatttttttaatcgaagaaatgtattattcctatatacaaaatttgaaattttgttaaaccgaagaaaagcaaataaaaatatcgaagaaatgttgattaattatttctctctattttcttattcgtgaaatttttttaatcgaagaacAAAATGTattcctatatataaatatattcctatatataaaatttgaaattttattaaaccgaAGAAAAgcagataaaaatatcgaagaagtgttaattaattattccttttctcttattcgtgaaattttttaatcgaagaaatgtattattcctatatacaaaatttgaaactttgttAAACCGAAGAAAAgcagataaaaatatcgaagaaatgttaattaattattcctttctattttctccttctcttattcgtgaaattttttaatcgaagaaatgtattattcctatatacaaaatttgaaattttgttaaaccGAAGAAAAgcagataaaaatatcgaaaaagtattaattaattatttctctctattttcttattcgtgaaattcttttaatcgaagaataaaatgtattatttctatacaaaatttgaaattttattaaaccgaAGAAAAgcagataaaaatatcgaagaaatgttaattaattatttctttctattttttccttctcttattcgtgaaattttttaatcgaagaaatgtattattcctatatacaaaatttgaaattttgttaaaccAAAGAAAagcagaaataattaattatttctctctattttcttattcgtgaaattcttttaatcgaaGAACAAAATGTATCATCCCTATACACAGATTACAACggatagaaaatttgaaatttcctgCGATCCATTTAGTCACGTTTCCACCACTTAATCGATTTGCAACCTTTACGAGACAGTCGCCAATAATCGCAGCTTATTCCCCTCCATTAGTCAAAACTCAACGGCCGATTCAATAGCTAATTTAGTGTCTGTTGTACAAGAGATTCGGAGTCAATACGCGTTATCAAATTGCAACACCAACGAATTCCAAGCAGTAACATATGCCGAGCATATATCAAATAGAAACTCTGTGAtgttcgataattaataacgGTATTCCAtagattgtattaaattatcctATATTACGAACAATAGATTTATATCAGTTTCTCTTTGTCCGTTCATTCTACCGATTGCATTGGCCGAGATAATTttgacgaataaattatttcaatttttccataggagaaaaaaaagattgcgtTCAATATCAACtcgcggagagagagaaataaatcgtAGAGATCGTTCGTTTCAGATTTGTATCTAGCGTTGGCGCGTTCTATGCATGAAAATATCATCGcctgttattttaattgaaaccgGTATACGTACATAGAGCAcggtatgaaatatatatccgGTGAAGTTAATTGAAAAACCACGTCGATGTAGAACAGTTTGGCACAACAAACGATAATAAACGAAAACTACTAGACGAAGTTGGAGTTTTGCACTTGGCGCAAGTACACTTACGCGCGAGAACTGGATGAAATATGATATGGACATAAAATAGCCGCCGCTTAATCCATTTCTGCCTCCTTCGGTCTTATATCTTCTCTCTTATCCTCTTTATATCGTGCATAAAAATCACGATAAAGAACACTTGtatagtagaaaaaaaaaataaaatcagaatgcaatttttacgcgatttttagaaataataattttgattatttaaaaataatacacgaTATGATATAcagcgaaaatattttatcgattggaTCATTAACTTAAGTATATAAgcgtgtataaaaatatcgatggaaTATACGGTGGACGATAGCCGAAAATAAAACTGAAATCGGTGAATCGGTCTTTGGCAACAGTCGCATTGAATAAAGATACAAGAGAGAAGATACGGTTACGTGAACATTGGCACTCGAAGAGTATATACGGGTCGTGAATATCGGTTTCCAATATAACGCCAGGGATATATTCGTAGGCGctaattcgaaatatcgtgAATAGCGCCTTGCAAGATTGGAAATTCCATTCTATACATACACTTCAAGGGCATACAACTACTACTACGTGTTACCATTCGGCTACCACCATTGTCACCACAAATCCGTAAGATCCGTATAATCCTGTGAAAACGAGTGATATGGTCTCGCTGTATTGTGTAAACCGCCAATTGGATTCTGGATTATCAGCGGTTCGGAACGAATCTATCTTCCCGACTTTTAACGCGACGCCATTTCCCTTTGTTTTTCCGCGTCTTTGGATATATTTGGAGATATTTttgcatcgatcgatcgatgaaccAAATAAGATGTAATGATTGGCAGAGGAAAATAAGAGAGTTCGAAATAAGAGAGATTGTTCCATCTTTATCTCTATTTtgtatcgttcgatcgatacgaGGTTCTTCTTTATGGTCAGAATATcatttgactttttttttttttttctatttggcACAGCTAAGAAAGTATTTTCTGATGTATTTcgtatatttagattttcgaaaaataataatgatatacgtTGATATAGATGAATAcgcgaaagaatattttttgtatattaaaagataaaataaatttcgaatatcgaatatcgagTATAGCGTAGGATTACGAAAATTTACATCATATAAAtccatataattaatgtaattatatagataaatgaaAACACCAAGAAATTTAGACGTTTACCGATAATCCTTCCAATCAATGAATTCAttgatatcattttcaattcttcgcttcccgtttttttaaatataatattattaaaaaatattataatatatatgagagatatgtattgattataaacattaaaatcttatattttttatgaaaatattattttacttattcattgcaaatattatcgtatgtcgattaaaagaaaatagctACCTAAGTTACCGATACACGGTTCGTAGCACAGTCGGTCTTTTAGTTTTTTATGAtacaaaaagatttatatcacGTGTTTTGAAATACcgacttaaaaaagaaatgaaatacttCTCCTGCCCTC from the Apis mellifera strain DH4 linkage group LG9, Amel_HAv3.1, whole genome shotgun sequence genome contains:
- the LOC724138 gene encoding igLON family member 5; translated protein: MDAVRLFLVLLASSRYFLHPIDGAVRSEKPANEENRNNVVPSVAVSVKDVLAQSGGNAMLPCRFSGPGIVTWIRRKDRQLLTLGTGTHAIDTRFIVVSNSPDWTLLIKNVKRDDAGLYECQIQTEPVQRRFIRLKVTEAYSMIPGGPDLHVKQGSSLRLECQLIASTEAPSFIFWYREGRMINYDDERGVRVEATKNGSILVVDKVKLSHGANYTCSPSNAKSAYIMIHVIEEEEKPAAMHGGDRRNATTRASINVMLIFLTFLAGIRASNRLCPRQTCAT